In Cotesia glomerata isolate CgM1 linkage group LG3, MPM_Cglom_v2.3, whole genome shotgun sequence, one genomic interval encodes:
- the LOC123262048 gene encoding unconventional myosin-XVIIIa-like isoform X2 codes for MSINEFPLPRSVSNYNNLRSRLSEDRTLSKCDDELSVLTADYADEHSTSTLAAERIDAETSERLRLERQLEDVTETNKTLQQTTDRLEMELLYARATDLNQITLGGEDNNQEDCGIYKQRYEHAIRELKFTKRKMAQQHEDDLEQLVNLKKQLEKKLADAYEEVEKQPQVVSQWKRRVQKLNGEIHDLRLLLEEQIARNNLLEKKQRKEAQHCWNISQPQGWKS; via the exons ATGTCTATCAACGAATTTCCACTGCCTAGGAGCGTTTCTAATTACAATAATCTCCGATCTAGATTATCAGAAGACAGAACTTTGTCTAAGTGTGATGATGAG ctgAGTGTATTGACTGCTGATTACGCGGATGAGCACTCGACCTCGACATTGGCAGCTGAGCGGATAGACGCCGAAACCTCAGAGCGACTTCGCTTGGAACGTCAACTCGAAGATGTTACTGAGACAAATAAAACGCTCCAGCAAACTACTGATAGATTGGAAATGGAGCTCCTCTATGCGAGGGCTACtgatttaaatcaaattactCTCGGTGGAGAGGACAATAATCAAGAGGATTGCGGTATTTATAAACAGAGATACGAACACGCTATCCGTGAGttgaaatttactaaaagaAAAATGGCTCAACAGCATGAGGATGATTTGGAGCAGCTTGTCAATCTCAAAAAACAGTTGGAGAAAAAg CTTGCTGATGCTTACGAGGAAGTCGAGAAGCAACCGCAGGTAGTCAGTCAGTGGAAACGAAGAGTCCAAAAACTTAATGGCGAGATTCATGACTTACGGCTGCTTCTTGAAGAACAGATTGCCcgtaataatttattggagAAGAAACAGCGGAA agaggCTCAGCATTGCTGGAATATCTCTCAACCACAGGGTTGGAAATCCTGA
- the LOC123262048 gene encoding unconventional myosin-XVIIIa-like isoform X3, which translates to MSNWKLKLSEDRTLSKCDDELSVLTADYADEHSTSTLAAERIDAETSERLRLERQLEDVTETNKTLQQTTDRLEMELLYARATDLNQITLGGEDNNQEDCGIYKQRYEHAIRELKFTKRKMAQQHEDDLEQLVNLKKQLEKKLADAYEEVEKQPQVVSQWKRRVQKLNGEIHDLRLLLEEQIARNNLLEKKQRNFFFREAQHCWNISQPQGWKS; encoded by the exons ATGTCAAATTGGAAGCTAaa ATTATCAGAAGACAGAACTTTGTCTAAGTGTGATGATGAG ctgAGTGTATTGACTGCTGATTACGCGGATGAGCACTCGACCTCGACATTGGCAGCTGAGCGGATAGACGCCGAAACCTCAGAGCGACTTCGCTTGGAACGTCAACTCGAAGATGTTACTGAGACAAATAAAACGCTCCAGCAAACTACTGATAGATTGGAAATGGAGCTCCTCTATGCGAGGGCTACtgatttaaatcaaattactCTCGGTGGAGAGGACAATAATCAAGAGGATTGCGGTATTTATAAACAGAGATACGAACACGCTATCCGTGAGttgaaatttactaaaagaAAAATGGCTCAACAGCATGAGGATGATTTGGAGCAGCTTGTCAATCTCAAAAAACAGTTGGAGAAAAAg CTTGCTGATGCTTACGAGGAAGTCGAGAAGCAACCGCAGGTAGTCAGTCAGTGGAAACGAAGAGTCCAAAAACTTAATGGCGAGATTCATGACTTACGGCTGCTTCTTGAAGAACAGATTGCCcgtaataatttattggagAAGAAACAGCGGAA ttttttttttagagaggCTCAGCATTGCTGGAATATCTCTCAACCACAGGGTTGGAAATCCTGA
- the LOC123262048 gene encoding unconventional myosin-XVIIIa-like isoform X1 translates to MSINEFPLPRSVSNYNNLRSRLSEDRTLSKCDDELSVLTADYADEHSTSTLAAERIDAETSERLRLERQLEDVTETNKTLQQTTDRLEMELLYARATDLNQITLGGEDNNQEDCGIYKQRYEHAIRELKFTKRKMAQQHEDDLEQLVNLKKQLEKKLADAYEEVEKQPQVVSQWKRRVQKLNGEIHDLRLLLEEQIARNNLLEKKQRNFFFREAQHCWNISQPQGWKS, encoded by the exons ATGTCTATCAACGAATTTCCACTGCCTAGGAGCGTTTCTAATTACAATAATCTCCGATCTAGATTATCAGAAGACAGAACTTTGTCTAAGTGTGATGATGAG ctgAGTGTATTGACTGCTGATTACGCGGATGAGCACTCGACCTCGACATTGGCAGCTGAGCGGATAGACGCCGAAACCTCAGAGCGACTTCGCTTGGAACGTCAACTCGAAGATGTTACTGAGACAAATAAAACGCTCCAGCAAACTACTGATAGATTGGAAATGGAGCTCCTCTATGCGAGGGCTACtgatttaaatcaaattactCTCGGTGGAGAGGACAATAATCAAGAGGATTGCGGTATTTATAAACAGAGATACGAACACGCTATCCGTGAGttgaaatttactaaaagaAAAATGGCTCAACAGCATGAGGATGATTTGGAGCAGCTTGTCAATCTCAAAAAACAGTTGGAGAAAAAg CTTGCTGATGCTTACGAGGAAGTCGAGAAGCAACCGCAGGTAGTCAGTCAGTGGAAACGAAGAGTCCAAAAACTTAATGGCGAGATTCATGACTTACGGCTGCTTCTTGAAGAACAGATTGCCcgtaataatttattggagAAGAAACAGCGGAA ttttttttttagagaggCTCAGCATTGCTGGAATATCTCTCAACCACAGGGTTGGAAATCCTGA
- the LOC123262048 gene encoding unconventional myosin-XVIIIa-like isoform X4 yields the protein MSINEFPLPRSVSNYNNLRSRLSEDRTLSKCDDELSVLTADYADEHSTSTLAAERIDAETSERLRLERQLEDVTETNKTLQQTTDRLEMELLYARATDLNQITLGGEDNNQEDCGIYKQRYEHAIRELKFTKRKMAQQHEDDLEQLVNLKKQLEKKLADAYEEVEKQPQVVSQWKRRVQKLNGEIHDLRLLLEEQIARNNLLEKKQRKF from the exons ATGTCTATCAACGAATTTCCACTGCCTAGGAGCGTTTCTAATTACAATAATCTCCGATCTAGATTATCAGAAGACAGAACTTTGTCTAAGTGTGATGATGAG ctgAGTGTATTGACTGCTGATTACGCGGATGAGCACTCGACCTCGACATTGGCAGCTGAGCGGATAGACGCCGAAACCTCAGAGCGACTTCGCTTGGAACGTCAACTCGAAGATGTTACTGAGACAAATAAAACGCTCCAGCAAACTACTGATAGATTGGAAATGGAGCTCCTCTATGCGAGGGCTACtgatttaaatcaaattactCTCGGTGGAGAGGACAATAATCAAGAGGATTGCGGTATTTATAAACAGAGATACGAACACGCTATCCGTGAGttgaaatttactaaaagaAAAATGGCTCAACAGCATGAGGATGATTTGGAGCAGCTTGTCAATCTCAAAAAACAGTTGGAGAAAAAg CTTGCTGATGCTTACGAGGAAGTCGAGAAGCAACCGCAGGTAGTCAGTCAGTGGAAACGAAGAGTCCAAAAACTTAATGGCGAGATTCATGACTTACGGCTGCTTCTTGAAGAACAGATTGCCcgtaataatttattggagAAGAAACAGCGGAA